Sequence from the [Clostridium] scindens genome:
CGCGGACGGAATGACACACTCATACATGCCCTCGGGTACAGGGCTGTCCGTTGCCGCCGCAATATAATAATGGAAGGCCTGAGGCCCTTTATATTCGCTGACCCCTAAGATTCCCCTGGGCTTTTGATTGCCGAAAGAACAGATTCTCTCAACCTGGCCTTTCGCAAACGCTTTCTGCCAGAACTGTGGAATCTTTCGGTGATTTTCTTCCGCTTCCTCTGCCAAAGGCCTGCGGATGCCGACAACACGTATTTCTTCTTTCTGTTCGATGTGAAATGACATAGCGGTACCTCCTGTGACTGTAACCGAAAATTTGATAGCCGGATACGTGTTCAATGTGCTTCCCTCGCTTTTGGCAGCGGCAGGGCTGATCCCATGCACGCTCTGAAAGGCACGGTTGAAGGATGTCGGAGACGAATATCCATATTTCAGCGCAATATCAATCACCTTCTGACTGGTTCTCTGTAGTTCAAAAGCGGCCTGCGTCATCCTGCGGCGGCGGATATATTCCGATAAGGAGATTCCAGCCACATAAGAAAACATTCTCTTGAAATAGAATGGTGAACAGCAGGCGATTCGCGCCGCCTCATCTAAGGATATCTCGTTATCCAGATTCCTTTCAATATACGTGACTGCATCGCTTAATTTCTTCAGCCATTCCATTGGATCCCCCTCCTTACTTTAAGTATCATATCCGTTTAGAAAATATTATTCCACGCTTTTCGTGCTCTCTTTTGTTAACTATTTGTTCTATTCATATATATGAAGCCAAAGTCTTACGTTTCATCCCAGCATATAAACCGTAACACAATCGTGCTCCCTGTCTCATTTGAATCCTCCACCGTAACTGATCCGCCATACTGTTCCATAATCTGGCGTACAATCGAAAGTCCCAGGCCCGATCCTTCAATCTTCTGGGAACGGGAAGGGTCGGCGCGGTAAAAAGGCTCAAAGATAGATTCCATGCTTTCCTGCGGTATCCCGATTCCCGTATCCGTGACAGTGATAGCAGCCTGTCCATTATTGCTTTTCATTACTCTTGCCTGCACCTGCCCGCCCGGATGGTTATACTTAATGGCATTCTCTATCACATTGTAAATAGCACGGTAAAATAAAGCGGGACTTCCTTTCGCCACCACTTCTTCGCCCTCGACGGATACCGTAATATGCTGTACCGCCGCTTTAGGCTCAAGTCCCCTGGCTACATTCAGAGTCAGCGACTTTAGCGAAACCGGTTCGTCGTCATTCCTGGCCTCTCTGCTGGCCAGGGCCAGAAGATTTTCTACCGTACAAATCAGCCTCTCCAAACTCTCCTGCGTATCCTGAACGAACTCCTGATACTCTTCCTTACTGGGCGCCTCCTCCATCTGCAGTACCTGGAGGGTCGTTTTCATTGCCGCCAGAGGCGTCTTTAACTCATGTGCCGCGTCTGCCGCAAAACGCCGCTGCATCTGGAAGGACTGGTTCAGGCGGTCAAGCATTCCATTAAAGGATTCCGCCAGCAGGCGTACTTCGGCTGTTCCCCCAGGGATCGGCAGCGGCTGATTCAATTTTTCCTGATCAACGGCATGGATTCTCCCGGTTAATTCCTCCAATGGCCTGAGCAGGCGCCCGCAGGCCCACCAGGCGAACAAGACACAGGCCAGTATGGCAAGCGCCATGGCGGCCACTCCCTGCACCGAAAAACTGCGGGTAATATCCGCCACGATCTGCCCATCCCTTTCCGGGATATCTTCCTCATAAGTCCCCGGAGGCGGTACCATGGCTTCGGAAGATGACTGGTCTTCCAGATAGCCTGCATAGTAATTGTTGGCAGAATAGATGGAGTTAGCCGTCAGCGCCAGACAGGCCAGCGTGACGATGATTCCCACTGCTGCTGTAATCTGTATTCTCAGAGACTTTCTTCTCATAGCATATCCTCTCCTAACTCCTTGATCAGGTATCCCTGGCCCCGCCTGGTCACAATATACTGCCCGGCGCCGCCTGCGCCGTCCAGTTTTTTCTTCAGCGTATGCAAATGCACTTTGAAAGAATTAGAAAAAAGATCCGCATCGCTTTCCCAGATATGTTCAATCAATTCTTCCGCACTGACTACCTGTTCGCGGTGGTGCATCAGATATTCCAGAATGCTGTATTCTTTTGGAGCCAGCTCCACCGGCTCTTTGCCTACGAAGACACGCCTGGCAGCAGTATCAACCCGTATGCGTCCGCAGCAAAGTTCCGTACTTCGGTGGATGAACTGGCGTCTCAGCAGGCTGCGTATCCGTGCCTCCAATTCTCCAAAGTCAAATGGCTTCGTCAGGTAATCGCTGCATCCCGCGTCCAGGCCTTCAATCTTGTCTTCCGCCGCTGTGCGGGCTGATAGAATCAATATCCGCATGGCGTCGTCCTCCTGCCTTACCTGTCGCAGAACTTCCATGCCATCGAGTTTTGGAAGATTCAAATCCAAAATCATCAAATCATATTCATTGACTGCGTATAATTCCAGCGCTTCTTCCCCGTCATAGGCACAGTCTACCATATAGCCGCGTTTCTTCAGCCCTCTGGCAATAGATTTTGACAGAATCGGTTCATCCTCTACTAAAAGCAGTTTCATCTGCTGCACCTCCTATTTTCGTTTGCTTTTATTTAATTATACTATGCTTTCCATTTTTCTGTATAGAAAAGCTTACCAGATAGTAATTCGTTCCGTCGGGGCTGCAAACATGCCGTCTCCCTCTTTAATGTTATAAGTATCGTAGAATTCCTGGAAGTTGGATAATACCCGGTTTACCCGTAGATTGCTGGAACTGTGTTCATCAATTTCCGCCAGGCTGCCGGCTCTTTCCCGGGTGGTGCATTTCAGCCACCCTCTGGCATAGGCCCGGAAAAATGCATCATAATCAGGATTTTCTGTTTTCCCAAGCGCCTCTAGAGCACAGGCCATTCCTCCTATGTCCGCGATATTTTCTCCCAATGTCTGCTCTCCATTCATAGCAATACCAGGGGCCGACTCCCAGCCATCATAGAATTCAGCCGCTTTTTTACACAGCGCCTCGAATCTTTCATAGTCCTTTGGCTCCCACCAGTCTTTCTGAAGGCCTTTTGCATCAAATTTTGCTCCCGTGTTATCAAACGCGTGGGTAATTTCGTGGGCAATCGTCGTGCCAATTCCGCCCAGATTCTCTTCCAGAGAAGCATTTACGTCAAATTGGGGCGCCTGAAGAATTCCTGCCGGGAAACACATCGTGTTGCTGTACTGGTCATAATAGGCGTTGACATCAGCTACGGGAATTTTCATATAGGCTTCCAGCCCGCCCTTGTTTTTTGCCTCAGCTTCCTTACGGTTTCTCTGGGCGCTGAGTTTGGAAACAGCCACCTGATTGTCAAAGAAACTGTCCGTTATCTTAAGGCTGTCCAAAGTGGTATCCCATTTGTCCGGATAGCCTATAAAGAATTTCATGCTTTCCAGTTTGTGGATTGCCGCTTTCTTTGTGTTCCCGCTCATCCATTCCAGTTTCTCAATCCGCTCTTTATAAATGCGGATAAATTGCTGTACCATGCCGTTTACATATTTTTTCGCTTCGGGAGAAAAATACCGCTTGGCATACAGGCGGTCAATATATGTTCCCAGAGCATTTTGAACCAGGGCATACGCCGTCTCTTCCTTCGTATTTTCACTGGGCGCCTGTCCCATCGTTTCCTGATTGTACTCGTCAAATGCATCCAGAAAATCCTGGCTCAAACTTGTATAGTTGGAAGTGATAAGGTTCAGCTTCAAGGCAGTCTGGATGCCAGGGAGATATTGCTCATCCTGCATAAGTTCGGCGAAACCTTCAAACATAGCCGGCGACATCAGGCAGAATTCTGTTGGGATATCATCTCCGCTTGCTTCAATTATCGCTTTCACATCAAACCCCGGATACAGTTTCTGCAGTTCATCCAGATTCACATAACGTACATCCGCGCCTGGATCAGTTTTTTCCTTCCCGCCTTCTTCGTACGCCTTCATTGCCTGCTTCAATTTTTCATAAGCCTTTATGTGGTCTTTTGCCTGTTCCTCGCTCTCTCCGCTTAAGACCAGGAGCCTTTGGTTGAGTTTCTCCTGACTCTCGTCTGTCTCTTCTTCTGGCTCTATCGCCGGCATCAACGTCGGAATGGTCTTCTGCGTATCCCGGGTATCGGTCATATACATCACTCCCAAGAAACTTCCGCTTGCGACTTCCTTCATGGATATAATCTGCGCGTCGCTTAGTTGCTCCATGCTCCGCGCATTTTCAATAGCCTCCAGATATTTCCTTATTGGTTCTGCGCCCAGGGCATTGCGTGTATTAAAGTCCAGGGCGCTTTCATAATATTCTTTGATTTTCTGTTCCATACTGCCAGGCGCATATCCATCCCCTTCCACAATTTCTTTGATAATAGTATTCACCTGTTTCTGAACCAGTATCCGCTGGTCATAGGTCCCTCCCGCATCCGTCTCTCCGCTGGGGATTTCCTTTGTATCTAAATCTTTCTTATTGACCGCCGCATAAAAATCATCCTTTAATTCCGTTCCATATAACGCGTAAATCCGCCGTACTAGCGTCTTAAGCTCTTTACCGGTAATTGTCCCGCTAGGGTCAGCGCTTTCCTGCGAAACTGCTTCCTTTTCTCCCGAAGGTTCTGACACGCTGTCTTTCACGCTGTCCGATTGGCTGACGGCATCGCTGTCCGTGCCGGAATCCCCTGTCTGCGCGTCCTCTGTCTTTCCATCCGTTCTGTTTTCCTTAGACCCAACTGTTTCTCCCAAGTCATTTTGAACAAGAATACCTGCTTCATTAAGTTTCTCGATATCCTCCATGGCCCACTGCGGGGCACCGGATAACTCCACACCGGAGGGAGCCAGGCGGGCATTGTTCCCTATGGGCTTTGGCAGTTCTCCAAAAGCCCTGCTTGTCATGATCAATACCTGAATACGCGTGGCATCGTCTTTTTCTGAAAGTCCAAGGAAATTATCCATCAGTTCCTTCTTCCCGGGCACCTCCTTGTTATATCCCGCGGCTGCATAGGAGAGGTAATCAGCCGCTTTTTCCATTGTCACTACTTCCTCATCGCTCAACGTAACCGCAGGCCCCTTCTTTGTTTCTCCTGGCTTTTGGGAACATGCCCCAAGTGCCATACTTAGTGACAGAACGCCTGCCAGCAGGCAGGAAATTACTCTTATCTTCATATGTCAAATCCACCTTTCTCTTACTTTTGCATGATCTTGTATTATAAAAAACAGTATAGCAGGCGTTCGGTTAAGGGAAGGTTAAGGGAAGCGAAGAAAAATAGGATCAATCAAGGAATACATTTACATGCACAAACGGCTGCCTCATCCAAAAGGCAGCCGTTGTCAGGTTCAAACTCCAATATTAACTTTTGATGCGATACCACCTGACATTATACTATCAGCATCGCATCCCCAAAACTAAAAAACCGGTACCGTTCCTTCACCGCCTCTTCATAGGCAGCCAGCACGTGCTCCCGGCCTGCCAGCGCGGATACCAGCATAATAAGGGTGGACTCGGGAAGATGGAAATTCGTAATCAGGCAGTCCAGGATCTTGAACTGGTAGCCCGGATATATGAATATCTCCGTCCATCCGCTGCAAGCCTTCAAGTGTCCGGTTTCATCTGCTGCGGATTCTATGGTCCGGCAGCTGGTGGTTCCCACGCAGATAACTCTTTTCCCGGAATCCTTGGCATAATTGATCTTCCTTGCGGCTTCCTTGTCTATCTGGAAGAACTCGGAATGCATGTGGTGCTCCGTAATCTCTTCTACCTTCACTGGACGGAACGTGCCAAGCCCTACATGCAGCGTGACTCTCGCAATTTCTATGCCTTTTTGCTCAATCTCGTCCAGCAGCTCCGGCGTAAAATGCAAGCCGGCCGTAGGAGCTGCAGCAGAGCCGGTATGGGTTGCATAGACCGTCTGATAGCGGTTCTTATCCTCCAGCTGATGGGTAATGTATGGCGGCAGCGGCATCTGCCCCAGCCTGTCCAGAATCTCTTCGAAGATTCCCTCATAGGTAAACTGGATCAGACGGTTCCCTTCGTCCACGATATCCACAACCTCGCCAATCAAAAGCCCTTCCCCGAAACTGATCTTCGTTCCGATCTTAGCCTTCTTTCCCGGCTTGACAAGAGTCTCCCATACATTATTTTCTTTCCGTTTCAATAATAGTATCTCTATCTTGCCCTCAGTCCCAACCTTGGAACCAATCAGCCTTGCCGGAATTACCTTCGTGTCATTGATCACCAGGCAGTCTCCCTCATGCAGATAGTCTGTAATCTCTTTGAATACATGATGGGAAACAGCCCCAGACTCCTTGTCAAGTACAAGAAGCCTGGAGCTGGAACGATCCTTTAGCGGATCCTGGGCGATCAATTCTTCGGGTAATTCATAGTAAAAATCTTGACGTTTCATAATATGAATCCCTTCTTTTCTTATTTATCCTCAGGCAGATTATTCTTGGTTTCCTCCTGCGCCGGCTTTGGCCCGGCTGTCGGCGGCATCTGCCCCGGTACTGGATTTCCCGGTGCTGGCGTTGGTTCGCCCATCGGAGGCATCTGCCCCGGTGCCGCCCCATATCCCTGAGGCCCCGGATATCCTTTTGGCATCTGGTATACCGGGAATACCTTGATCTTCTTAGCATAGATGACCCGGGTATCGCACAGCATATCATGGATGCCCCGCTTCTCCCCGTCAAATCCTACGATAATATAGCCGATTCCAATGGAAAGGCTGCAAAGGAACCTTCCCACAGTCTCCCGGTACACGACATCCAAAAGGCTCAGCCTCTGCCCCCAATCCGCGCTTACTACCCGCAGGTTCATGGCCCTTTTCCCAAGCGTGGTCCCGGTAAGGTAGGTGCACAGAATAAAGTACAGGACATGGAATACATACAGTATAATGTCTTTCAGCGTATAGTGGAACAGCACATTGCCACCAAAGGCCGTGCCTTCCACTACAGCAGTAATTCCGGATAGAAACAGCCTGACGACCAAAAGTCCTGCAAACACGATCACGCTATCGATACAATAAGCTGCCAGACGTACCCAGAAGCCTGCATAGGCTACATCAGGTCTATTGCAATTGTTCTGCATAATACATCGGCACCCCGCTTTCCATGTCTGCTGCGGTTTCTTTCAGTATCTGGGCTTCTGACTTCGGTATCAGGTCTTTTACCTGGGCGAATAAGGAGGCAAATGTGCCGGATGGGCTCTCCAGCTCGTAGTAATTATTGACTCCCAGTTCTTTGCTCATGGCTGCCTGCATATCTTCAAATGAACTGATCGTATCGATCAGCCCGTTGTCAATTGCCTGATCGGCGGTATAGGTACGGCCGTCTGCCAGTTCTCTCACTGCCTCTTCGGACATGCCCCGGCCTTCTGCGACAATGCTGACAAATTTATTATAGTACTCGTCTACCTGCGCCTGATAGATTGCCATCTGCTCGTCTGTCATCTGGGAACTGTCCTTATTCTTGCCGCTGGTGATGCTAAAGTATCGGATCCCCAGTTTCTCATAGAGCCCGGTCATGTCAAATCCGGACATAATCACGCCGATGGAGCCGGTAACGGTATTGGAATTTGCATAGATCTTGTCGCTTGCCATTGATACCATGTATCCTCCGGACGCTGCATAGTGTGCCATATAATCCCAGACTGGACGCCCTGTGGCCTCTTTGTAATCTTTTAACTTCAGATACAGTTCCTCGCTCTCATAGACGGTTCCACCCGGGGAATCCACATACAAAAGGATGCCCTTATTATTGGAGTCTTCCATTAAATCATCAATGTACTCCATTGTCGTCAGGTGCTGATATCCTTCCGGCGAATCAAATATGCCGGTCTGGGTCTGCTCCTGAATAGTTCCTTCTACTCTTACGATGGCAATATAATCGCTCAGCGGCGCATTGAATCTATAATCCCCGGTGAGTATATGCTCTACGCTGTCATTCAGCATTTTCTGGGAAAATGTATTCGTCAGCACGCTGGATACTCCTACGGCAATAAACAATACCGCTGCGATCACCAGGCCGATTATCTGTTTTTTCTTCATATTTTATCCCTCATCTTCTATTTGCGAAGCTCGATTCCCATGCCTTCCAGTTCTTTCAGGATTCTTTCCATTGCCTCAGCTACTTCCGCATCCTCCAGTGTCTTATCCTTAGCACGGAATACGATGGAGTATGCCACGGACTTATAGCCCTCCTTAATCTGCGCGCCTTCATAAAGGTCAAACAGCGCATAGCTCTCCAGGTAGGCTCCGCCCTTTTTCTCAATCACTTCTTCTACCTGGCCAACCAGGATCTCTTTCGGCATTACCATGCTGATGTCGCGGTTCACGGCCGGGAACTTGGCAATTCCGGTATATTTCCTGTCAAATGTGGCTCTCTTTACAACCTCAGGCATGTCGATCACTGCAATATATGCCTTGGTCCCGATTCCGTAAGTATCGGCTACATCTGGATGCACTTCTCCGAGATATCCCACAACGGTTCCGTCGTAAATGATATTAGCCTGACGCCCCGGATGCAGATATGGCTTGCCTGCCTGGGGATCATAGGTCTCTTTTCCATGCATTCCCACTTTATCAAAGAATTCCTCGATCACGCCCTTCATGCTGAAGAAGTCTCCATCTCCGTACATACCCAGCGTAAACTGCATTCTTTCTTCCGGAAGTTCTGTAAGCGGCAGCGCCTTTGGAAGGTATACATTTCCCAGTTCGTACAGTCTTACTCCTTTGTTTCTTCTATTATAATTGGTGGCCAGAGAAGTCAGCATTCCGTTCAGGGATGTGGTACGCATGATGCTGTAATCCTCTCCAAGAGGATTGATGATCTCTACGGTCTGTCGAAGCGGCGAATCCTCCGGTATCATCAGTTTATCGAACACTTTCGGACTCTCGAAAGAATAGGTCATGCCCTGGCTGAATCCGCAGAATTCCGCGATATCGCGGGCTACCTCTTCTACTCTGAGCTTAAAGGACAGTTTTCCTGTCGTAGCCTCCCCCCTTGGAAGGGTGGTAGGAATGTTGTCATATCCATAGAACCTGGCAACCTCTTCCGCCAGATCGGCGATACGATACAGGTCATGACGGAAGGTAGGCGCAATGACCTCGCTGCTCTCTTCATCATAAGAAAGGCCAATCTTTTCAAAATAGCCGATCATCTCTTCTTTAGAAATATCCGTTCCCAGAAGATTGTTAATCTCATTTGCATCAAATGGAACTCTTACTGGCTCTTTTTTCTTGCCGTAAACGTCCACCATTCCTCCGACCACTTCGCCGGCTCCCAGTTCTTCTACCAATTGGCAGGCACGGTCGATCGCCGCCTGGGCATTATTCGGATCCAGCCCCTTCTCGAACTTTCCGGAAGCATCTGTACGAAGTCCTACCTTTTTGCTGGACTTGCGGATATTGGTTCCGTCAAAGCAGGCAGCCTCGAAAAGCATTGTCTTAACATCGTCTGTGATCATGGAGTTCTCTCCGCCCATGATTCCTGCAATACCAATGGACTTCTTGCCATCGCAGATCATCAGCACGGTGTCATCCATCTCCCTTTCCTGTCCGTCCAGGGTCGTAAATTTCTCGCCTTTGGCTGCCGTGCGGACAATAATCTCGCGGTCAGCGATCGTATCCAGATCATAGGCATGCATCGGCTGTCCGTATTCTTCCATCACATAGTTGGTAATATCCACCAGATTGTTGATCGGACGGATACCTACGGAAGCAAGGCGTCTCTGCATCCATTTCGGGGATGGCCCGATCTTGATATTCTTAACGACTCTTGCACAGTATCTCGGGCACAGCTCGCTGTCCTTTACCGACACCTTGATATAGTCGTTCACATCCTCATTATTACCGGTTGCTGTAACTACCGGAGGGTGGAATTCCTTTCCGAACGTAGCGGCCGCTTCCCTTGCAATTCCGATGACGCTAAAGCAATCCACTCTGTTGGAGGTGACTTCATATTCAAATACTACGTCATTCAGCCCCAATGCTTCAATCGCGCTGCTTCCGACTTCTACATCGTCCTTGAAGATATAGATTCCCTCTTCCGGCGCTTCCGGGTACATATCCCGGTCAGAGCCCAGTTCTTCAATCGAGCACATCATGCCGCAGCTTTCTATGCCTCTTAACTTTCCTTTTTTGATCTTAATTCCGCCCGCCACGCGGCTTCCAGGCTCATGTCCGCCTGCCACGCGTCCTCCGTCCAGTACCACCGGCACTTTGTCGCCTTCATGCACGTTGTTGGCGCCTGTCACGATCTGTACGGACTCGCTTCCTATATTCACCTGGCAGATAATCAGCTTATCTGCATCCGGATGCTTTTCAATCTTGTCAATCTGGCCTACCACGATCTTAGAAAGATCCGCGTCCAGTTCTTCATATCCTTCTACCTTTGTTCCGGATAAGGTCATTGCATCCGTATATTCCTGAGCCGTCACATCCAGGTCCGGAACATACGCTTTTATCCATGATAATGATGTATTCATCTTACTTCTCCCTCCAATTAGAATTGCTTCAAGAATCTGATATCGTTTTCGTACAGTAATCGCATATCGTCAATCTCATATTTGAGAAGGGCAATACGCTCTAATCCTACGCCGAAAGCGAAGCCGGAATACTCTTCCGGATCAATGCCGCACATTTCCAATACATGCGGATGCACCATGCCGCATCCGAGAATCTCGATCCATCCAGAGCCTTTACAGAAGCGGCAGCCTTTTCCGCCGCATTTAAAACAGGTTACGTCCACTTCCGCGCTTGGCTCAGTGAATGGGAAATGATGCGGACGAAACTTGGTCTTGGTCTCAGGGCCGAATAATTCTTTTGCAAATACTTCCAACGTTCCC
This genomic interval carries:
- the sppA gene encoding signal peptide peptidase SppA gives rise to the protein MKKKQIIGLVIAAVLFIAVGVSSVLTNTFSQKMLNDSVEHILTGDYRFNAPLSDYIAIVRVEGTIQEQTQTGIFDSPEGYQHLTTMEYIDDLMEDSNNKGILLYVDSPGGTVYESEELYLKLKDYKEATGRPVWDYMAHYAASGGYMVSMASDKIYANSNTVTGSIGVIMSGFDMTGLYEKLGIRYFSITSGKNKDSSQMTDEQMAIYQAQVDEYYNKFVSIVAEGRGMSEEAVRELADGRTYTADQAIDNGLIDTISSFEDMQAAMSKELGVNNYYELESPSGTFASLFAQVKDLIPKSEAQILKETAADMESGVPMYYAEQLQ
- a CDS encoding M13-type metalloendopeptidase → MKIRVISCLLAGVLSLSMALGACSQKPGETKKGPAVTLSDEEVVTMEKAADYLSYAAAGYNKEVPGKKELMDNFLGLSEKDDATRIQVLIMTSRAFGELPKPIGNNARLAPSGVELSGAPQWAMEDIEKLNEAGILVQNDLGETVGSKENRTDGKTEDAQTGDSGTDSDAVSQSDSVKDSVSEPSGEKEAVSQESADPSGTITGKELKTLVRRIYALYGTELKDDFYAAVNKKDLDTKEIPSGETDAGGTYDQRILVQKQVNTIIKEIVEGDGYAPGSMEQKIKEYYESALDFNTRNALGAEPIRKYLEAIENARSMEQLSDAQIISMKEVASGSFLGVMYMTDTRDTQKTIPTLMPAIEPEEETDESQEKLNQRLLVLSGESEEQAKDHIKAYEKLKQAMKAYEEGGKEKTDPGADVRYVNLDELQKLYPGFDVKAIIEASGDDIPTEFCLMSPAMFEGFAELMQDEQYLPGIQTALKLNLITSNYTSLSQDFLDAFDEYNQETMGQAPSENTKEETAYALVQNALGTYIDRLYAKRYFSPEAKKYVNGMVQQFIRIYKERIEKLEWMSGNTKKAAIHKLESMKFFIGYPDKWDTTLDSLKITDSFFDNQVAVSKLSAQRNRKEAEAKNKGGLEAYMKIPVADVNAYYDQYSNTMCFPAGILQAPQFDVNASLEENLGGIGTTIAHEITHAFDNTGAKFDAKGLQKDWWEPKDYERFEALCKKAAEFYDGWESAPGIAMNGEQTLGENIADIGGMACALEALGKTENPDYDAFFRAYARGWLKCTTRERAGSLAEIDEHSSSNLRVNRVLSNFQEFYDTYNIKEGDGMFAAPTERITIW
- a CDS encoding sensor histidine kinase codes for the protein MRRKSLRIQITAAVGIIVTLACLALTANSIYSANNYYAGYLEDQSSSEAMVPPPGTYEEDIPERDGQIVADITRSFSVQGVAAMALAILACVLFAWWACGRLLRPLEELTGRIHAVDQEKLNQPLPIPGGTAEVRLLAESFNGMLDRLNQSFQMQRRFAADAAHELKTPLAAMKTTLQVLQMEEAPSKEEYQEFVQDTQESLERLICTVENLLALASREARNDDEPVSLKSLTLNVARGLEPKAAVQHITVSVEGEEVVAKGSPALFYRAIYNVIENAIKYNHPGGQVQARVMKSNNGQAAITVTDTGIGIPQESMESIFEPFYRADPSRSQKIEGSGLGLSIVRQIMEQYGGSVTVEDSNETGSTIVLRFICWDET
- a CDS encoding AraC family transcriptional regulator produces the protein MEWLKKLSDAVTYIERNLDNEISLDEAARIACCSPFYFKRMFSYVAGISLSEYIRRRRMTQAAFELQRTSQKVIDIALKYGYSSPTSFNRAFQSVHGISPAAAKSEGSTLNTYPAIKFSVTVTGGTAMSFHIEQKEEIRVVGIRRPLAEEAEENHRKIPQFWQKAFAKGQVERICSFGNQKPRGILGVSEYKGPQAFHYYIAAATDSPVPEGMYECVIPSATWVVFESDGRFKESVQDIFRRFYTEWLPLSGYEYAGLPDIEVYPAAESTPAAGHSEVWIAIKKEKEN
- the pheT gene encoding phenylalanine--tRNA ligase subunit beta, whose translation is MNTSLSWIKAYVPDLDVTAQEYTDAMTLSGTKVEGYEELDADLSKIVVGQIDKIEKHPDADKLIICQVNIGSESVQIVTGANNVHEGDKVPVVLDGGRVAGGHEPGSRVAGGIKIKKGKLRGIESCGMMCSIEELGSDRDMYPEAPEEGIYIFKDDVEVGSSAIEALGLNDVVFEYEVTSNRVDCFSVIGIAREAAATFGKEFHPPVVTATGNNEDVNDYIKVSVKDSELCPRYCARVVKNIKIGPSPKWMQRRLASVGIRPINNLVDITNYVMEEYGQPMHAYDLDTIADREIIVRTAAKGEKFTTLDGQEREMDDTVLMICDGKKSIGIAGIMGGENSMITDDVKTMLFEAACFDGTNIRKSSKKVGLRTDASGKFEKGLDPNNAQAAIDRACQLVEELGAGEVVGGMVDVYGKKKEPVRVPFDANEINNLLGTDISKEEMIGYFEKIGLSYDEESSEVIAPTFRHDLYRIADLAEEVARFYGYDNIPTTLPRGEATTGKLSFKLRVEEVARDIAEFCGFSQGMTYSFESPKVFDKLMIPEDSPLRQTVEIINPLGEDYSIMRTTSLNGMLTSLATNYNRRNKGVRLYELGNVYLPKALPLTELPEERMQFTLGMYGDGDFFSMKGVIEEFFDKVGMHGKETYDPQAGKPYLHPGRQANIIYDGTVVGYLGEVHPDVADTYGIGTKAYIAVIDMPEVVKRATFDRKYTGIAKFPAVNRDISMVMPKEILVGQVEEVIEKKGGAYLESYALFDLYEGAQIKEGYKSVAYSIVFRAKDKTLEDAEVAEAMERILKELEGMGIELRK
- a CDS encoding RDD family protein, translated to MQNNCNRPDVAYAGFWVRLAAYCIDSVIVFAGLLVVRLFLSGITAVVEGTAFGGNVLFHYTLKDIILYVFHVLYFILCTYLTGTTLGKRAMNLRVVSADWGQRLSLLDVVYRETVGRFLCSLSIGIGYIIVGFDGEKRGIHDMLCDTRVIYAKKIKVFPVYQMPKGYPGPQGYGAAPGQMPPMGEPTPAPGNPVPGQMPPTAGPKPAQEETKNNLPEDK
- the queA gene encoding tRNA preQ1(34) S-adenosylmethionine ribosyltransferase-isomerase QueA; the protein is MKRQDFYYELPEELIAQDPLKDRSSSRLLVLDKESGAVSHHVFKEITDYLHEGDCLVINDTKVIPARLIGSKVGTEGKIEILLLKRKENNVWETLVKPGKKAKIGTKISFGEGLLIGEVVDIVDEGNRLIQFTYEGIFEEILDRLGQMPLPPYITHQLEDKNRYQTVYATHTGSAAAPTAGLHFTPELLDEIEQKGIEIARVTLHVGLGTFRPVKVEEITEHHMHSEFFQIDKEAARKINYAKDSGKRVICVGTTSCRTIESAADETGHLKACSGWTEIFIYPGYQFKILDCLITNFHLPESTLIMLVSALAGREHVLAAYEEAVKERYRFFSFGDAMLIV
- a CDS encoding response regulator transcription factor; its protein translation is MKLLLVEDEPILSKSIARGLKKRGYMVDCAYDGEEALELYAVNEYDLMILDLNLPKLDGMEVLRQVRQEDDAMRILILSARTAAEDKIEGLDAGCSDYLTKPFDFGELEARIRSLLRRQFIHRSTELCCGRIRVDTAARRVFVGKEPVELAPKEYSILEYLMHHREQVVSAEELIEHIWESDADLFSNSFKVHLHTLKKKLDGAGGAGQYIVTRRGQGYLIKELGEDML